One window of the Chitinophaga niabensis genome contains the following:
- a CDS encoding nucleotidyltransferase domain-containing protein — protein MEEIIKEQLNRIEQEHGVKILYACESGSRAWGFPGTDSDYDVRFIYAAPIQHYLSIRDRRDVIELPVNEVLDVSGWDIRKALQLFLKSNPHLYEWLQSPICYKADPAFLKEMEYLMPVYFASRPGCHHYLNIALSTFENDLSGNEVKLKRYFYALRSILACLWIIENEVLPPMEFRLLRTLVGDQVWQNEVERLLEIKQSASEKTIVPVVPFLHAWLKETIAFCKEKAAAIPSTQESIEPLDRLFQKYINVPVVI, from the coding sequence ATGGAAGAGATCATCAAAGAACAATTAAACCGGATTGAACAGGAACATGGCGTAAAGATTTTATACGCCTGCGAATCCGGCAGCCGGGCCTGGGGATTTCCCGGAACGGACAGTGACTATGATGTGCGTTTTATTTACGCAGCCCCCATTCAGCACTACCTCAGTATCCGCGACCGCCGCGATGTGATAGAACTCCCTGTAAATGAAGTGCTGGACGTTAGCGGATGGGATATCCGCAAAGCTTTACAGCTTTTCCTTAAATCCAATCCTCATTTATACGAATGGCTCCAGTCTCCCATCTGCTATAAAGCGGACCCTGCTTTCCTGAAAGAAATGGAATACCTGATGCCCGTCTATTTTGCCAGCCGCCCGGGTTGCCATCATTATCTGAATATAGCACTCAGTACTTTTGAAAATGATCTCAGCGGTAACGAGGTGAAACTGAAAAGATATTTCTATGCCCTGCGGTCCATCCTGGCCTGCCTTTGGATCATAGAGAACGAAGTATTGCCACCCATGGAATTCCGCTTGCTGCGCACACTTGTTGGTGATCAGGTTTGGCAGAATGAAGTGGAACGTTTACTGGAGATCAAACAATCTGCTTCTGAAAAAACAATTGTTCCTGTAGTGCCTTTCCTGCATGCATGGTTAAAAGAGACGATTGCGTTCTGCAAAGAAAAAGCGGCTGCGATACCCTCCACACAGGAAAGCATCGAACCGCTGGACAGATTATTTCAGAAGTATATTAATGTGCCTGTGGTTATTTAA
- a CDS encoding DUF1501 domain-containing protein, translated as MSEKLIREANERAAKYFSRRHFLQDFAAGIGATALGSLIGGCNIFSSSGSPAGAGMPQSLNPLAPKAPQFPARAKNVIYLHMAGAPSQLEMFDYKPDLQKLHNQLCPQSLLQGKKFAFIRGVPKMLGPQAKFQQYGESRQWVSDYMPHFSTMVDEVSFLKGVHTDQFNHGPAQLFMHTGSARLGRPSIGAWVTYGLGSENSNLPGFVVLTSGGKTPDAGKSVWGSGFLPSVYQGVQCRSKGDPVLYITDPEGMDRDMRYQSIQAINEVNKLEYETFADAETLSRISQYELAYKMQISVPGVMDISDEPEYIQQLYGTKPGQESFANNCLLARKLVEKGVRFVQLFDWGWDAHGTGEDTAIDLGMRNKCTEIDKPITALLMDLKQRGLLDETLVVWGGEFGRTPMQENREGKEMPFLGRDHHAEAFTMWMAGGGIRKGYTWGETDEIGFSVVKGKVAVHDIHATMLQQLGFDHEKLIYNFQGRPFRLTDVEGHVIHEILG; from the coding sequence ATGTCTGAGAAATTGATCAGGGAAGCAAATGAAAGAGCCGCGAAATATTTTTCACGCCGTCATTTTTTGCAGGACTTTGCTGCTGGTATTGGTGCTACGGCTCTGGGTTCTTTAATTGGAGGATGTAATATCTTTTCTTCTTCCGGGAGCCCTGCCGGTGCAGGCATGCCGCAAAGCCTGAATCCGCTGGCCCCTAAGGCTCCGCAGTTTCCTGCAAGGGCTAAGAATGTGATCTATCTGCATATGGCAGGAGCACCTTCGCAACTGGAAATGTTTGATTACAAACCAGACCTGCAAAAACTGCATAACCAGCTTTGCCCGCAATCTTTATTGCAGGGAAAGAAATTTGCGTTCATCCGTGGCGTACCTAAAATGCTGGGGCCGCAGGCGAAATTTCAGCAGTATGGAGAATCCCGCCAATGGGTATCTGATTACATGCCGCATTTTTCTACCATGGTGGATGAGGTGAGTTTTCTGAAAGGTGTACATACAGACCAGTTCAATCATGGCCCTGCGCAATTATTTATGCATACGGGCAGTGCACGTTTGGGAAGACCGAGTATCGGGGCCTGGGTAACATATGGTTTAGGGTCAGAGAACAGCAACCTGCCAGGTTTTGTGGTATTGACCTCTGGCGGCAAAACACCCGATGCCGGTAAAAGTGTTTGGGGCAGCGGTTTCCTTCCTTCTGTTTACCAGGGGGTACAATGCCGCTCCAAAGGAGATCCGGTATTATATATCACAGATCCGGAAGGGATGGACCGTGATATGCGTTACCAATCCATCCAGGCGATCAATGAAGTGAACAAACTGGAATATGAAACATTTGCGGATGCGGAAACATTGTCCCGCATTTCTCAATATGAATTGGCCTACAAGATGCAGATCTCTGTACCGGGCGTAATGGATATCAGCGATGAGCCGGAATACATTCAACAATTATATGGAACCAAACCTGGCCAGGAATCCTTTGCCAACAACTGTTTGCTGGCACGCAAACTGGTAGAGAAAGGGGTTCGTTTTGTGCAGTTGTTTGACTGGGGATGGGATGCACATGGTACAGGAGAAGATACGGCCATTGATCTGGGCATGCGTAATAAATGCACCGAGATCGACAAACCGATCACAGCTTTATTAATGGACCTGAAACAACGTGGGTTGTTAGATGAAACATTGGTAGTATGGGGTGGAGAATTTGGCCGTACGCCGATGCAGGAAAACCGTGAAGGTAAAGAAATGCCTTTCCTTGGCCGTGATCACCATGCGGAGGCATTTACGATGTGGATGGCAGGAGGTGGTATCCGTAAAGGATATACCTGGGGAGAAACAGATGAGATTGGTTTCAGTGTAGTGAAAGGAAAAGTAGCGGTGCATGATATCCATGCCACTATGCTGCAACAACTGGGGTTTGACCACGAAAAATTAATTTATAATTTCCAGGGCCGTCCATTCAGATTAACGGATGTAGAAGGGCACGTTATACATGAAATACTAGGTTGA
- a CDS encoding sugar phosphate isomerase/epimerase family protein: MLGTVSLLPAFAKAAHTAPGFKLLIMATNWGFPGTIDEFCKKSKGAGYDGIEVWWPNDGKAADELFAALKKHELEVGFLCGGNGSDYTKHAEQFEAAINAATSQKIKRPVYINCHSGKDYFSFEQNCKLIDMTTRVSQLSGIPVYHETHRSRMLFAAHVARRFIEAMPALRLTLDISHWCNVHESLLQDQAETVAIALSRAGHIHARIGHPEGPQVNDPRAPEWEGVVKAHFAWWDEIIKHKQATGEVLTILTEFGPPDYMPTLPYTRQPVANQWDINVHMMKLLKSRYGK, translated from the coding sequence ATGCTTGGCACCGTTTCTCTTTTACCGGCATTTGCAAAAGCAGCGCATACGGCGCCTGGTTTCAAGTTGCTTATAATGGCTACCAACTGGGGTTTCCCCGGAACTATCGATGAATTCTGCAAAAAGTCAAAGGGTGCAGGATACGATGGTATTGAAGTGTGGTGGCCCAATGATGGGAAAGCGGCGGACGAACTTTTTGCAGCTCTGAAAAAGCATGAACTGGAAGTAGGTTTTTTATGTGGCGGTAACGGATCTGATTATACGAAACATGCCGAGCAGTTTGAAGCAGCTATTAATGCAGCTACCAGCCAGAAAATAAAACGCCCTGTGTATATCAATTGCCATTCCGGCAAGGATTACTTTTCTTTTGAACAGAACTGTAAACTGATAGACATGACCACACGTGTTTCACAGCTCTCCGGCATCCCGGTATACCATGAAACACATCGTTCGCGCATGTTGTTTGCAGCACATGTGGCACGCCGTTTTATAGAAGCCATGCCTGCGTTACGTTTAACGCTGGATATTTCCCACTGGTGTAATGTGCATGAGTCCCTTTTGCAGGACCAGGCAGAAACAGTGGCGATCGCTTTGTCCCGCGCAGGACATATCCATGCGCGCATAGGCCATCCGGAAGGGCCGCAGGTGAATGATCCGCGTGCGCCGGAATGGGAAGGTGTTGTAAAAGCACACTTTGCCTGGTGGGATGAGATTATAAAACATAAACAGGCTACCGGCGAAGTGCTCACTATACTTACTGAATTCGGTCCGCCGGACTACATGCCCACGTTGCCCTATACGCGTCAGCCGGTGGCTAATCAATGGGATATCAATGTGCATATGATGAAACTTTTAAAATCGCGATACGGCAAGTGA
- a CDS encoding DEAD/DEAH box helicase: MSFENLGLIAPILRALETQGYTTPTPIQSQAIPVVLGQKDLLACSQTGTGKTAAFAIPILQLLYKQKQTEQTPSRHIKTLILTPTRELAIQIAENFSEYGAHTGLKHLVIFGGVSAGPQVQALRNGPDILIATPGRLLDLWQQGHINLRYIHQFVLDEADRMLDMGFIHDVKRVITKLPEKRQTLFFSATMPEEIAHLANSILTNPLKVSVTPVSSTAEKVEQRMYFVDKNSKRSLLIHLLKNPDITSALVFTRTKHGADRVAKELNKVNISANAIHGDKSQNSRQRALTDFKAGKIRILVATDIAARGIDVDNLAYVFNFEIPNVPETYVHRIGRTGRAGASGIAISFCDDEEKAYLKDITKLIAQSIPVVTDHPFPMSQSPAPVKSAQGVNLRQSSSQQVQAKKKHHNSNRKWNNRPQNKQYS; encoded by the coding sequence TTGTCATTCGAGAATTTAGGTCTCATCGCACCTATTTTGCGTGCGCTTGAAACACAAGGCTATACTACGCCTACGCCTATCCAGTCCCAGGCCATTCCGGTGGTATTAGGGCAGAAAGACCTCCTGGCCTGTTCACAAACAGGTACCGGTAAAACCGCAGCATTTGCTATTCCCATTCTGCAATTGTTATACAAACAAAAGCAAACGGAGCAAACGCCCAGCAGGCATATTAAAACATTGATCTTAACGCCTACGCGTGAACTCGCTATCCAGATAGCTGAGAACTTCTCGGAATATGGTGCCCATACCGGCCTTAAACACCTCGTGATCTTTGGTGGTGTTTCCGCCGGCCCACAGGTACAAGCCCTGAGGAATGGACCAGACATCCTGATCGCTACACCAGGCCGTTTACTGGACCTCTGGCAGCAGGGGCATATCAATCTCCGTTACATTCACCAGTTTGTACTGGATGAAGCAGACCGTATGCTGGACATGGGTTTTATTCATGATGTAAAAAGAGTGATCACCAAATTACCAGAGAAACGCCAAACCCTGTTCTTCTCAGCTACCATGCCGGAAGAAATTGCCCACCTGGCCAATTCTATCCTCACCAACCCTTTAAAAGTATCGGTAACGCCGGTTTCTTCTACAGCGGAAAAGGTAGAGCAACGCATGTATTTTGTAGATAAGAACTCCAAACGTTCCTTACTGATCCATCTGCTGAAAAACCCGGACATCACCAGCGCTTTGGTATTCACCAGAACAAAACACGGGGCAGACAGAGTGGCGAAAGAACTGAACAAAGTGAATATCTCCGCCAACGCCATTCATGGTGATAAGTCCCAGAACTCCCGCCAGCGGGCACTGACAGACTTTAAAGCAGGCAAGATCCGCATCCTCGTTGCTACTGATATTGCAGCAAGAGGTATTGATGTAGATAACCTCGCGTATGTATTCAATTTTGAAATACCCAACGTACCGGAAACTTATGTTCACCGTATTGGACGAACAGGCCGTGCCGGCGCCAGTGGTATTGCCATTTCTTTCTGTGATGATGAGGAAAAGGCTTACCTGAAGGATATCACCAAACTGATTGCACAAAGCATTCCGGTAGTCACAGACCATCCATTCCCGATGAGTCAGTCCCCTGCTCCCGTAAAATCAGCGCAAGGGGTGAACCTCCGTCAGTCTTCCTCCCAACAGGTACAGGCGAAAAAGAAACACCACAATAGTAACCGCAAGTGGAATAATCGCCCGCAAAACAAACAATATAGTTAA
- a CDS encoding c-type cytochrome domain-containing protein: MINLLQSAPQGSWSLFIGRFHPLLVHLPIGILIVAFILEWMSRHRRLAFVGASVLPVLIFGAASAIAACIAGYLLSLSGGYEERALDLHMWMGIGVAVISTLLCVLRRYSIFRKSWLWVSSGMIILLSIAGHLGGNLTHGEDYLSAAMPFGQRAAVATGIANIEEAKVYDELIKPILEQKCMSCHNVGKLKGGLRLDSMTHILKGGENGPVLKDSMPELSEMYKRLVLSDNDDKRMPPKGKPQLSPNQVELIYWWIEQGASATAKVKELRKSPRIELVLESMQPSSGPGNHPFLPKEAISKAAASKDVDTLETLGLKVMPVAAGNGFVMVNAVNASGFDNKQAALLLPLKSQIVWLKLSNTQVGDSAMKIIAQLPELTRLQLENTAITDAGLQELAKCKQLKYLNLVGTKVSDKGLLALQKNKGLQELFVYKTAVTAAVFKAFPDTKIDTGGYKMPVLETDTMVFRKKK; this comes from the coding sequence GTGATCAATTTATTACAGTCTGCTCCACAGGGGAGCTGGAGTTTATTTATAGGCCGCTTTCACCCGCTGCTGGTACATCTTCCAATAGGAATACTGATCGTAGCTTTTATCCTGGAATGGATGAGCCGCCATCGCCGCCTGGCTTTTGTGGGGGCTTCCGTATTACCGGTACTGATCTTTGGTGCAGCGTCTGCCATCGCAGCCTGTATTGCAGGTTACCTCTTATCGCTTTCCGGCGGATATGAAGAACGTGCATTAGACCTGCATATGTGGATGGGGATAGGCGTTGCCGTTATTTCCACTTTGCTTTGCGTTTTAAGAAGATATTCCATTTTCAGGAAAAGCTGGTTGTGGGTTTCCTCTGGTATGATCATCCTGCTTTCAATAGCAGGGCACCTTGGTGGCAATCTTACACATGGAGAAGATTATCTCTCTGCGGCTATGCCATTCGGTCAACGTGCTGCGGTTGCAACTGGTATTGCTAATATTGAAGAGGCGAAAGTATATGATGAACTGATCAAACCGATATTAGAACAGAAATGTATGAGCTGCCATAACGTTGGCAAGCTGAAAGGCGGGCTGCGGTTGGATAGCATGACGCATATCCTGAAAGGCGGAGAGAACGGGCCTGTGCTGAAAGACAGTATGCCGGAACTGAGTGAAATGTATAAGCGCCTGGTGCTTTCTGATAATGATGATAAACGGATGCCGCCGAAAGGCAAGCCACAACTGAGTCCTAACCAGGTAGAATTAATTTACTGGTGGATTGAGCAGGGGGCGTCTGCTACTGCGAAAGTAAAAGAGCTTCGTAAATCTCCGAGGATAGAACTGGTGCTGGAATCCATGCAACCTTCTTCAGGGCCGGGGAATCATCCTTTCCTCCCAAAAGAAGCCATCAGCAAAGCGGCTGCTTCCAAAGATGTAGATACCTTAGAGACCTTGGGCCTGAAAGTGATGCCTGTAGCGGCAGGGAATGGATTTGTGATGGTGAATGCAGTGAATGCATCCGGCTTTGATAATAAACAGGCAGCTTTGTTGCTGCCCCTGAAATCACAGATCGTATGGCTGAAATTATCCAATACGCAGGTGGGTGATTCTGCGATGAAGATCATTGCACAATTGCCTGAACTGACGCGTTTGCAATTGGAGAACACTGCGATTACAGATGCAGGTTTACAGGAACTGGCTAAATGTAAACAGTTGAAGTACCTGAACCTTGTAGGCACAAAGGTGAGTGATAAAGGACTGCTGGCTTTGCAGAAGAACAAAGGCTTGCAGGAATTATTTGTGTATAAGACGGCCGTAACAGCAGCAGTGTTTAAAGCATTCCCGGATACGAAAATAGATACGGGAGGTTATAAGATGCCGGTGTTGGAAACGGATACGATGGTGTTTAGGAAGAAGAAGTGA